In one window of Erythrolamprus reginae isolate rEryReg1 chromosome 1, rEryReg1.hap1, whole genome shotgun sequence DNA:
- the LOC139156447 gene encoding cathepsin L2-like has product MLPVSVLALTCLVSLQTLSTALDATLEATWRDWKATHGKEYAQEEEESYRRAVWEGNFQMIQSHNSQADQGKHTYKLGMNHFGDLTNEEINKKLYCLLPDLSLATQKNMVLFKSSKNPKLPPGVDWRAKGFVTEVKDQGDCGSCWSFSATGALEGMHFKKTKKLISLSEQNLIDCSKDMGSGGCQGGLMPQAFASVHELEGINSEESYPYDGKDDYSCRYDPENAITKCSSMGSILTGDEKALLEAVATVGPISIGVDAQSSGFHFYKSGVYKNPWSGDPHITHAMLLVGYNSTNSTKSPKYWILKNSWSRFWGDNGYMLLEEGSNQCGIANMASYPIA; this is encoded by the exons ATGTTGCCCGTCTCGGTGTTGGCCTTGACCTGCTTGGTCTCTTTGCAAACCTTGTCCACAGCACTGGATGCGACCCTGGAGGCAACATGGAGAGACTGGAAGGCCACTCACGGTAAAGAATATGCTCAG gaggaggaggaatcctaTCGAAGAGCCGTGTGGGAGGGGAATTTTCAGATGATCCAAAGCCACAACAGCCAAGCTGACCAGGGAAAACACACCTACAAGCTCGGGATGAATCATTTTGGAGATTTA ACTAATGAAGAGATTAACAAGAAACTTTACTGCCTGCTTCCTGACCTGAGTCTTGCTACTCAAAAGAACATGGTCCTCTTCAAATCCTCAAAAAATCCGAAGCTTCCCCCTGGGGTGGACTGGCGAGCCAAAGGCTTTGTGACTGAAGTCAAAGATCAG GGTGACTGTGGCTCTTGCTGGTCCTTCAGTGCCACCGGAGCTCTGGAGGGCATGCATTTCAAGAAGACGAAGAAGCTGATCTCGCTGAGCGAACAAAACCTTATTGACTGTTCTAAGGACATGGGGAGTGGAGGCTGCCAGGGGGGACTTATGCCGCAAGCTTTTGCATCTGTGCACGAGCTAGAAGGGATCAATTCAGAGGAAAGCTACCCATATGATGGAAAG GATGACTATAGTTGTCGTTATGATCCTGAGAATGCCATTACCAAGTGTTCATCGATGGGAAGTATCCTGACTGGAGATGAAAAGGCCCTCCTGGAAGCGGTGGCCACGGTTGGACCAATTTCTATCGGAGTGGATGCACAGAGCTCTGGGTTTCACTTTTACAAGTCAG GTGTCTATAAAAATCCCTGGTCTGGAGACCCTCACATCACTCATGCTATGCTGTTGGTTGGTTATAACAGCACCAACAGCACCAAAAGCCCAAAGTATTGGATTCTAAAGAACAG TTGGTCTCGCTTTTGGGGGGACAACGGATACATGCTCTTGGAAGAAGGGTCGAATCAATGCGGCATCGCCAACATGGCTTCGTATCCAATTGCATAA
- the MYDGF gene encoding myeloid-derived growth factor, which translates to MVAPRLLGNQRLWDSWASFFFLLQLLLSSVGAKQEPISADFDVRPGGMVHSYSQNLGDVTCTFTYAAQGGTNEQWEMIIGVSEDTKLFSCSIWRPQGKSYLFFTQFKAEMKGAKIQHAMAYSSASLGGQNDIPLKEEEFMFTERAVSHREGKFHSELSKLMIVAEKSHDEL; encoded by the exons atggtggcgcccaggTTACTCGGCAACCAGAGGCTTTGGGACAGTTGGgcgtccttcttcttcctcctgcaaCTCCTTCTCTCGTCGGTCGGGGCAAAGCAGGAGCCCATCTCGGCCGACTTCGATGTCAGACCAGGCGGGATGGTTCATTCGTATTCTCAAAATCTG GGAGATGTTACCTGCACTTTTACCTACGCAGCTCAAGGTGGGACGAACGAG CAATGGGAAATGATTATTGGGGTCAGCGAAGACACGAAGTTATTTTCCTGTTCAATCTGGAG gcCCCAAGGAAAATCTTACCTCTTCTTCACCCAGTTTAAAGCCGAGATGAAAGGCGCCAAGATCCAGCACGCCATGGCTTAC TCCTCGGCTAGCCTTGGAGGACAGAACGACATCCCATTAAAGGAGGAGGAATTCATGTTCACAGAACGGGCAG TGTCTCACCGCGAGGGAAAATTCCACTCCGAACTCTCCAAGCTGATGATCGTGGCCGAAAAATCTCACGACGAACTGTGA